The window CTGGAAAAGGGGTGAGGAATGCCAACCCAGGGGCGCGGGGAACTGCGCGACCAGCCACACTGATACCTGAAGCCGCCCACAACCAAGGACCGAAGATGACCCGCGTGATCGCCGGCGCAGCCGGCGGACGTCGCCTCGCCGTCCCCCCAGGCACCGGCACCCGCCCCACCTCCGACCGCGCGCGCGAAGGTCTCTTCTCCACTTGGCAGTCCCTCCTGGGCGGCCCCCTGGAAGGCGAACGCGTCCTCGACCTCTACGCCGGATCAGGCGCAGTCGGCCTGGAGGCACTCTCCCGCGGCGCCGGCCACACCCTCCTCGTCGAGGCCGACGCCAGAGCCGCCCGCGTCGTCCGCGAGAACGTGAAGAATCTCGGCCTCCCCGGCGCCGAGGTGAGGTCGGGCAAAGCCGAACAGATCATCCAGACCCCGGCGCCGACCGAGCCGTACGACATCGTCTTCCTCGACCCCCCGTACGCCGTCACGGACGACGATCTTCGCGAGATTCTCCTCACACTCCGCTCAAGGGGCTGGCTCGCGCCGGAGGCTCTCGTCACCGTGGAGCGCAGCACCAGAGGCGGAGAATTCCGGTGGCCGGGCGGCTTTGAAGCGCTCCGGGCCCGTCGTTACGGCGAGGGAACGTTTTGGTACGGTCGCGCCGCCTCTACGTGCGAAGACGCACGATGACCGGACCGGAGAGCGAGGGATCACAAGTGCGCCGCGCCGTCTGTCCCGGGTCGTTCGACCCGATCACCAACGGACATCTCGACATCATTTCCCGAGCCTCCAGGCTGTACGACGAGGTCTACGTCGCAGTCATGATCAACAAGGCCAAGAAGGGCCTGTTCGAGGTCGACGAACGGCTCGACCTGATCCGCCAGGTCACGGCCGAGTACGGGAACGTGCGGGTCGAGGCCTTCCACGGCCTCCTGGTCGACTTCTGCAAGCAGCGCGACATCCCCGCCATCGTCAAGGGCCTGCGCGCGGTCAGCGACTTCGACTACGAACTGCAGATGGCCCAGATGAACAACGGCCTGTCCGGCGTCGAGACGCTCTTCGTGCCGACCAACCCGACCTACAGCTTCCTCTCCTCCTCGCTCGTCAAGGAAGTCGCCACCTGGGGCGGAGACGTCTCCCACCTGGTGCCCCCGGTGGTCCTCGAAGCCCTGAACAAGCGCCTGCGCAGGGACTGATGGGGCTACAGTCGTCCCGTCCGTCTCCATCACAGCTGTAGAGAGTGGCGAGCACACGGTGGACGTACAGAAGAAGCTCGACGAGATCGTCGCGGCCGTCTCGGGTGCCCGGTCGATGCCCATGTCGGCCTCGTGCGTGGTCAACCGAGCCGATCTGCTCTCGATGCTCGAAGAGGTTCGCGAGGCCCTGCCCGGCTCCCTCGCCCAGGCCCGGGAGCTGATCGGCGACCGCGAACAGATGGTCGAGCAGGCCCGTCAGGAGGCCGAGCGGATCATCCACTCCGCGCACGCCGAGCGCGGCTCCCTGATCTCCGACACCGAGGTCGCCCGCCGCTCCCAGGCCGAGGCCGACCGCATCCTCGCCGAGGCCCGCAAGGAGGCCGAGGACATCCGCGCGGAGGCCGACGACTACGTCGACTCCAA of the Streptomyces sp. T12 genome contains:
- the rsmD gene encoding 16S rRNA (guanine(966)-N(2))-methyltransferase RsmD is translated as MTRVIAGAAGGRRLAVPPGTGTRPTSDRAREGLFSTWQSLLGGPLEGERVLDLYAGSGAVGLEALSRGAGHTLLVEADARAARVVRENVKNLGLPGAEVRSGKAEQIIQTPAPTEPYDIVFLDPPYAVTDDDLREILLTLRSRGWLAPEALVTVERSTRGGEFRWPGGFEALRARRYGEGTFWYGRAASTCEDAR
- the coaD gene encoding pantetheine-phosphate adenylyltransferase, encoding MRRAVCPGSFDPITNGHLDIISRASRLYDEVYVAVMINKAKKGLFEVDERLDLIRQVTAEYGNVRVEAFHGLLVDFCKQRDIPAIVKGLRAVSDFDYELQMAQMNNGLSGVETLFVPTNPTYSFLSSSLVKEVATWGGDVSHLVPPVVLEALNKRLRRD